Proteins encoded together in one Ignavibacteriales bacterium window:
- a CDS encoding OmpH family outer membrane protein translates to MKRISLIVLIFLFIFSLSPTFSQSKIGWFNSKTVMEKLPEAQDAQRQLDNLVAEWQSELAKMQNDWQKKYQEYDKKKLILTDQLRVQAEKELQDLDKKIAEYRNKKFGQNGELFAKQNEIMKPIQNKIFKALQELAQEDEYDYIFDKSGDVLLMFSNDKFDLTSKVIDRLTTYDKQ, encoded by the coding sequence ATGAAACGAATATCATTAATCGTTCTTATTTTTCTTTTTATTTTCTCATTGTCACCAACATTCAGTCAATCCAAAATCGGCTGGTTTAATTCGAAGACAGTGATGGAAAAACTTCCCGAAGCACAGGATGCTCAAAGGCAACTTGATAATTTGGTTGCCGAATGGCAGAGTGAGCTTGCAAAAATGCAAAACGATTGGCAAAAAAAATATCAAGAATATGACAAGAAGAAACTTATACTCACAGATCAATTGAGAGTTCAGGCAGAAAAAGAATTGCAAGACCTCGATAAAAAAATTGCCGAATACAGAAATAAAAAGTTCGGACAAAACGGCGAACTGTTTGCCAAGCAGAACGAAATCATGAAACCGATTCAGAATAAAATATTCAAAGCGCTTCAGGAGTTAGCCCAGGAAGATGAATATGACTACATCTTCGATAAAAGCGGCGACGTATTGCTGATGTTTTCTAATGACAAATTCGATTTGACATCTAAAGTCATTGATCGACTAACAACTTATGATAAGCAATAA
- a CDS encoding OmpH family outer membrane protein encodes MKQPIYFLSIILAIIILSTAAFSQAPKIGYVNSAKILQEFPDAIEANKKIEAMGKQWQSELERMSRELQAKYEEFQKKEPLLKEEEKRSQREELVMLEQKGIAYRQEKFGNDGELAIVSDSLMRPIKQKVMKEIESVAKNEKIQFMFDRNEQIMFLLYGETKYDYTNLVIDRLKRGKN; translated from the coding sequence GTGAAACAACCAATTTATTTTCTCTCCATCATTCTCGCAATCATTATTTTATCGACGGCAGCTTTTTCACAAGCCCCGAAGATCGGATATGTGAACTCGGCTAAAATCCTTCAGGAATTCCCCGATGCGATAGAAGCCAACAAGAAAATTGAAGCGATGGGTAAACAATGGCAATCGGAACTTGAACGGATGAGCCGGGAGCTTCAGGCGAAATATGAAGAGTTCCAGAAAAAAGAACCTCTCCTAAAAGAGGAAGAAAAAAGATCACAACGCGAAGAATTAGTGATGCTTGAACAAAAAGGGATTGCCTACCGACAAGAAAAATTCGGAAACGACGGCGAATTGGCTATCGTGAGTGATTCCTTGATGCGACCGATAAAACAAAAAGTCATGAAAGAGATTGAATCAGTTGCCAAAAATGAAAAAATTCAATTTATGTTCGACCGGAACGAGCAAATCATGTTCTTGTTATATGGTGAAACCAAATACGATTACACAAATCTGGTTATCGATCGTTTAAAACGCGGTAAAAACTAA